In Kutzneria kofuensis, the DNA window CCGCGAGCAGCGCCGTGGCCCATGCCGCAGATGTCGGCACGCTGACCGAGGCGAAGCGGCGGTAGGGGATGCCGGCCCGGGCGGCCAGCCGGGGCGTGAGCGTGCGGATCGGGCCCAGCCACTGTCCGAGGCAGACCGCCGGCAATCCGAGCCGCCCCACCAACGCCGCCGCCCGTTCCCGGGCGCCCTGGAATCGGTGCGGCACCGGGAACTCGCTACCGAGGCTGCGCACGTACGCCAGCTGCGTGCCGGCGACGGCCGCCAGCGCCGCCGTGACCCCGGCCAGCGCCGGGTGCACGACTCCCAGTCGTGCGAGCACTCCCAGCGCCAGCACCGCGCTCGTGCCCGGGAGGAGCAGGCCGATGAGCAGGCCGGAATCGGCCATGACCAGCATGCCGCCGGCCAGCAGGACGAGCGGCTGCGGCAGGCCCCGCAGCCACGTCAGCACGTCAGGCATCGGTGCGGTCCACTGTGGGCCGGCGGCACAGGTACACCAGCGCCGGCGGGAGGTTGCGCCAGATCGTGCGGCTGACCACGACCTCCTCGAAGTACTCGTGCAGCAGCGCGCGGAACCGCCGCCCGCCGGCGGTGGGCGTGGAGATGCGGTAGGCGAACGTGCTGAATCCCGCGCCGGGGGCGAGCACGTAGCACACCTGTTCGAGGATCGCCCGCTGCTGGGCCTCCGGGAACAGCGACCACGGCAGGCCGCTCACGACGGCGTCCACCTGCCGCACGCCGGCGCCGTAGAGGAGCGCGCCGAGGTCGGCGGCGTCGCCGCGGAGGACCTCGACGTCCGGGTGGGTGAGTTCCAGGCGGTCGGCGAGTTCGGGGTCGATCTCCACGGCGAAGTGGCGGCCGCCCGGGGGCAGCCGCCGGCCGATCACCCGGCTGACTGGGCCGGTGCCGGGGCCGAGTTCGGCCACGACCGGCTTGTCCCGCCCGGGCACGACCGCGGCCAGCACCTCGGCGAGGGCGGGCCCGCTGGGCGCGACCGCGCCGATCACGCCGGGCTGGCGCAGCGCGGCCGACAGGAAGGCGGAGGTGTCACTGATGGTCTGCATGTCCCCAGCCTCGCCACGGACGCGTGAGCTTCCCTCGGTCTCCCGGCCGGAGGCCGAGCCGGCGGGAGGAGACCGCCTCCTCCCATCGCAGGAGGCGGAAGCCGGGGTTCGTCCCTAGGGTCGGGCCTGTGCTGCGACTGTCCTCGGAGCTGCTGTGGGCGCCGGTCCGGGTGGTGCCCCTGCTGGCCAACCTGCTCTACCTCGCCCAGCTCCGGACCTACAGCCCCGGCGAGCCGACCGAGTGGGACTGGATGTACGCGCTCGTCTCGGGCGGGTTGACGCTGTTCGGCGGCAAGCTGCCGCTGCCGGTGCTGATCGGGCAGTCGGCCCTGTTCGCGCTGGGCCCGGTGACCGGGGGCTCGGCCTGGAACTCGGTGTTCGTGCTGGCCCCGGTCGCGCTGGCCGAGTTGTGGATGCGGCGTACCGGCTGGCAGTGCTGGGTGGGCACCGGCGTCCTGCTCGGCGCGCAGCTGGCCGTGTACCTGCCGCACTTCGATCTGCGGTACACGCCGTTCGCGATGGCGGCCACGACACTGCCGGCGCTGCTGCTCGGCCTGTACATCCGGCGGGTGCTGCAGAAGGCCGTCATCGCGCAGCGGCAGCGTGAGGCGGCGGTGCGCGATGCTCGTGCCGCCGAGCGGGCGGCGATCTCGCGTGAGTTGCACGACCTGATCGCGCACTACCTGGCGTCCATCGCCCTGCAGGTCGGCGCCACCCGGCACGCGCTGGGGGAGGCCGAGCCGGCGGTGGCCCAGGCGTTGGCCGAGGTGCACGGCACCGCCCGCACCGGGCTGGCCGACCTGCGGCGGCTGGTCGCCACCCTGCGTGACCCGGACACCGACCAGGTCGGCGCCGCGATGG includes these proteins:
- a CDS encoding DedA family protein, producing MPDVLTWLRGLPQPLVLLAGGMLVMADSGLLIGLLLPGTSAVLALGVLARLGVVHPALAGVTAALAAVAGTQLAYVRSLGSEFPVPHRFQGARERAAALVGRLGLPAVCLGQWLGPIRTLTPRLAARAGIPYRRFASVSVPTSAAWATALLAVGYLCATAYEALSRWLGFGAIGVAVAVAGVVVQRAGRTRPDS
- a CDS encoding class I SAM-dependent methyltransferase, with protein sequence MQTISDTSAFLSAALRQPGVIGAVAPSGPALAEVLAAVVPGRDKPVVAELGPGTGPVSRVIGRRLPPGGRHFAVEIDPELADRLELTHPDVEVLRGDAADLGALLYGAGVRQVDAVVSGLPWSLFPEAQQRAILEQVCYVLAPGAGFSTFAYRISTPTAGGRRFRALLHEYFEEVVVSRTIWRNLPPALVYLCRRPTVDRTDA
- a CDS encoding sensor histidine kinase, translating into MLRLSSELLWAPVRVVPLLANLLYLAQLRTYSPGEPTEWDWMYALVSGGLTLFGGKLPLPVLIGQSALFALGPVTGGSAWNSVFVLAPVALAELWMRRTGWQCWVGTGVLLGAQLAVYLPHFDLRYTPFAMAATTLPALLLGLYIRRVLQKAVIAQRQREAAVRDARAAERAAISRELHDLIAHYLASIALQVGATRHALGEAEPAVAQALAEVHGTARTGLADLRRLVATLRDPDTDQVGAAMAEPDGLPAALAAAVERARGAGLTLDAEIDPRVTTVDSMRRLAVLRVVQEGLTNVIKHAGPQARATLRVQTADGEVRVLIRDDRRGRPVEPRAKPGFGLIGMRERVELLGGTVRAGADPSGWELAVSIPGGAS